CTATCTAAGGTCAATGTCATCGCGTGCACAACATATTAACGTGAGCCAAAAAACATGCTCGTGAAACATACTCATTCTACAAATTTACCCGAATATAGCTTAAAAGAGAAATACACTAACAAGCTAAATCAACATATCTTAGTCATATTACCATTTTCCAAATAGTatctcaaaattatttatgcaatttaatAAGGGCGGATTCAACATTGCCAAAACATTACAAAGAAGCTAAGGCCTATATTATCACATGCACATCATTTTAATTTGAGTCGAGAACAATATGCTCGAGAAATATACTCATCGTATTAGATTTAATCGGTCATAGCTTGAAAGGGAAATTCCCAAACGCGCTAAATTAACATATATGTCCATGATTTTACCATTTTTCAAAGAGTATTTCTCAGTTATTTACgcaataaaaagggaaaagaaaaggaattccGGTACCTTTCGAGGGGACGATCGTAAGGACCAAAATAAACTCCACAACCATACAAGCCGTGGTTCTCAGCCTTGCCACTGAAGCCAAATCCGTAGGACAAGATCTTGAGTACCTCTTCCTTCGAGGTAGCATACCATGCGTACTTCACATTGGCGTTGTTGTCCCTGCCCTTAATCTGCACTGCCTGTGAGTAAACTTGAAACGCTTGGGCCCGTCCTTTCGCCGAGACACTAGAGAAGCAATTCTTGTGGATTGCCACCAAGGTGACTTGCACCCCAAGTGCAGCTAGCCTCGAGATGAATCTCTCCTTGATAAGCCGGCAGTCCTTGTCTCCCTCGCCGAGTTCCATCAACCCATCACCGATGAACAGTGATGGAGGAGTGCCAGATTGACCGGCAGAGACGGTAATCTTGCAATCGGAGACAGACGAATTGAGATTCTGATTGTCCATCGGATCATCCTGAGCCGGACGGTTGAGATCAATCGCCGGACGGTTGAATTTGCTAGCTACTGCTTCAGGAGTGGCCGTGTGTTCAGTGGGTGACTGACATGGATGCGTATAGTGTGCCATTCTAGACTGAAGAGGGAACGTCCAAAATACCGCGTTACAAAACGAAGcgattcacaaaatttttactacttctttattaaaaaaaaaaaccgcaaACGGTATAGATTgaagaaataataattaaaacaCAGAATGAATGAAGATCCACAGCTCTCAGCCGATGGAGTCGCAGTTGCAAAACCAAACCTTGCAAATTGCCAGCCAAAAGCAATAAACGACAGATTCCCGAGGTCTGGTCATCAAATGAACCAAATAATTGGAAAACAAACAGAGCGACTGAACCCGAAATGACAAAGTTGAAAATCTAACTCTCACCAACTCAGGTACGCATCTCCCGAAGCTTATGGAGGCTTTCAGGAGATAAAATTCTTTGGGCTTCAATGAAGATTCCGATCAAAGCAACAAGAAGAAGGACTCGTACCTGATTTCTGGAACGAGAGAAATGGAGGTTGGTCGGTGTATGTGCCTAACGTCTGCGATAAAGTGAGAGTAGGGTTTAAAGTTCTTTTTGCTTGAATAAGAGGAAGAGGTGTATTTGAGGTTATAAGAGGAGGATTTTAAATGGAGCAGCTTTCTCTCTCATGCCGGGTTGTATCACGATCCTTGACCCTGCACACCGATTGTAACACGAAAGGTAATTGAATTAAAACGCAAATGAACGTGACGAGAACTTTTGATACTAGAATCTATTGGTGAAATGAGAAAAGTAAAATAGTTATGATTGAGGGTGCAACGATTATCACTCGGAATTAATAAAGCCTCCatagggagaagtacactatcagtgtcataagttgtgtacggcgctcactttggtgccaaaaatttctatcgaatcacttaagtatcGAATcagaggaaaaacgatcactttgatGCCACCGGCGAAAAATTCCGACCAAAATCATtacatgatttaaaaaaaaaaaatcgacaaggccttaaatgacatcgttttcggtcctccttaagaaaacgacgtcgttttgccatcctacatggatggcctcataaaaacgacgccgtttaactcatttgtggacttttttttttttttggggattgaaattagggtttcatcACTTGGCCTCCGCCATCGTTGGGCCGCCATCACTTGCTCAGCCGCCATTGCTTGGCACTATTCAAACGCCCTTGATGGCACAAGAGGGAACACCAGCCTTAGTCGCTGGAGCCTAAGTACTGGAAGACACAGGCCAGGAACTCGTCGAGGAGatcggagatggagagggagacatcaATGGCGGCGCACTCGTCGGCGGCCTCCCCGAGCACCGGCTAGATCACAGCCTTCGACTTGGTTGCCAAGTGGCCGTCatcggggttggggtcgaggtcgaggtcggagccgtGACCGCCGAGTGGCCATTGTTGGGGTCGGGGTTAGAGCCACGGCCACCAAGTGGCCATCGTCAGGGGTCAGGGTTAGGGTTGAAGCTGTGGCTGCCGAGTGGCCATTGTCGAGGTTGGGGTCAGGGTTGGAGCCTCGGTCGCCGAGCGCGGGGGCCGTCAAGGACGGCGAACAGCGTTGTTTTGGtgttagggttttgaattgggggagacaccaaacggcgttgttttggtgTTAAGATGCTGACTGTACTTTCCGGCGAGCTTTATCagcttcaaaattaataaataaaaaaagtgccacgtcggatttccggccaaccggaacagagttggcaccaaagtgagtgtttttcaaactttttagcacttaagtgatccgatagaaacttttggcaccaaagtgagcgccgtacacaacttatggcattgatagtatacttatcccaaaatatatattcaattggtGGATGCCGGAGTTATGACAAGAAGTTAAGCGAGACTACTTTGTTTTGTATTGTTGGCAATTTGTGtactaaaattgaaaatgtacATATTAAtgtacatatttcttttgaatcCAGGAGAGGCCAAGATTGCCATCtagcttaaaataaacaaaagccTTGTCAAATTCTAATGAGTACTTCAGTCGGTGCAtcgcaatctttttttttttaatttctatggTTAAATAGCTGTATAACTGGTTATTTGCTAGTTACATGTCGCATTCTTTAGTATTATTTGCCTCTTTCGGTGCATCAAATTCATTGCCTTTGAGGAGAGATCAGACATTTCTTGATAAGGAGAAGCGAATGGGTGCTTGATAGAGAGAAACAGAGACGTCGGGAAATCACTACAAAGTTGGTTTATAGataatttagaataattaaaGTGATTTCGTAGACAAATTTCTGAACACATTGAGCTGTTCAATAATTAACAATAGTTAAAGTAATTTCGTAGACAATTTTCTTGAGTAATTACCGTCATattatttctttataatttatatGAGCTATAAAGTAAGGTGCATGTAAATTCACTTATCTAAGATATAGTTCCGTGCAATTACAATAATATTAGAACCGGTATTGTTCTCTTTCAATTTGCAATGAGAAAAATGAGTATACCGGTTCCCTTGAACTCACtttatttattgataatttgGCATAATATTATGTTTATTCCTTTGCGTTTACCCCAATATGTCAAACAGAGGCAAACAGAATTTTTgtccgaaaaagaaaaaaaaaatatgtccTCCTCTGGGAGAGCAAGAAAATCAATCTTCTTAAAATGGAAGAGGAATTATTATTCTTCCATTTAAGATAGGTTTACTGCATCAGCTAAAGGAGGAATATAATTAAAACATGGGATGAGGTTTTTTTCATTAGTTAAAGAaggaataaaattaaatcatgggATAGGGTTTATACATCAGGTAAGAAAGAACCTCCTGTAGAGATAcatcatattttattaaatgataGAATAAggataataatttatttatttttggtcgaaaaagaTAGTAAATTTACAACGTTAACTTTTTCATTCAGATTCGGCCTTTTtcgccaaaaaaataaaaaaaaaaattgaaaatgggaTAGGTTTAGCGCTGTCTAGCTGCAGCTCTAAAAATCCCCTTCACCACGCATCTGTGGACCTTGTAAGAAAGGACTTCGCTATATGTTAAAAATCGTAAAACTGTAACTCACTATCTCAAttcaaataaa
The nucleotide sequence above comes from Eucalyptus grandis isolate ANBG69807.140 chromosome 2, ASM1654582v1, whole genome shotgun sequence. Encoded proteins:
- the LOC104435024 gene encoding probable inactive poly [ADP-ribose] polymerase SRO5, producing the protein MAHYTHPCQSPTEHTATPEAVASKFNRPAIDLNRPAQDDPMDNQNLNSSVSDCKITVSAGQSGTPPSLFIGDGLMELGEGDKDCRLIKERFISRLAALGVQVTLVAIHKNCFSSVSAKGRAQAFQVYSQAVQIKGRDNNANVKYAWYATSKEEVLKILSYGFGFSGKAENHGLYGCGVYFGPYDRPLESVKSAPIDEDGLRHLLLCRVILGKSELINPNLEQFHPSSEQYDSGVDHLSSPRRYIIWSTHLNTHVSPEYIISFKASCCSKGCLTTPENSPKSTCPWIPFPIMISELSKVLPPSHVSLISKYLEDFNESKIPRHELIQKFREIAGDRLLNGIFEKFKTKQSGASSS